The sequence tgtgtgtgtgccagtgtgtatgttaaggtatgtgtacatctgtgtgtatgtgtgtatctgtgagtgtcagtgtgtatgtgtgtatctgtatctgtgagtgtcagtgtgtgtgtgtgtatctgtatctgtgagtgccagtgtgtatctgtatctgtgagtgtcagtgtgtatctgtatctgtgtgtcagtgtgtgtgtgtatctgtatctgtgagtgtcagtgtgtatgtgtgtgtatctgtgagtgtcagtgtgtatgtgtgtgtatctgtgagtgtcagtgtgtatgtgagtgtatgtgtgtgtcagtgtgtatctgtatctgtgagtgtcagtgtgtatctgtgagtgtcagtgtgtatgtgtgtttatctgtgagtgtcagtgtatgtatctgtgagtgtcagtgtgtatgtgtgtgtatctgtgagtgtcagtgtgtatctgtgagtgtcagtgtgtatctgtatgtgtcagtgtatgtgtgtgtatctgtgagtgtcagtgtgtatctgtatctgtgagtgtcagtgtgtatgtgtgaatgtgtgtgtagctgtgagtgtcagtgtgtatctgtatctgcgagtgtcagtgtgtatgtgtgtgtatctgtgagtgtcagtgtgcatctgtgagtgtcggtgtgtatctgtgagtgtcagtgtgtatctgtgagtgtcagtgtgtatctgtgagtatgtctgtgtgtaccaCTGCACTCAGGTTCCGCTTTTCACTCTGGCCCACAGCCTCAGAGGTGTTCTGCATTAGAAATACACTGCTAATCCGTCCAACATAACACCACATTAAAGTGCAACTTTTCAGCCCTAGACAGACTTAAACATGATTAAGGCCCTCTAGGGCCGAAACGTTGCACGTTTGCACTTTTAAGGTGTTCtatactccaataaatatatcttcagtacctggagttttgtctgtatattctattgccttgtatctgtgtgtgtgtatgtgaaggtatgtgtgtcattttgtgtatatttagggatgtgtaggtatgtgtgtgtgtgtatatgtgtaggtatgtgtatctgtgtatgtaggtatctgtgtgtaaatgtgtaggtataggtttgtatctgtgggtgtgccagtgtatgtgtgtgaaggtatatgtttttctctgtgtgtatgtgccagtgtgttattgtgttttcataTCACTGTGTGTGGCCGCAGGTGTGTACAGCCTTCTAtcccctaaacaagagtcccctattcctccgctgcagcccttttcaccccgctctagcccaccaccagtgcccctactgagatttggttctggatccgccactgctcggcagtctgtgtgtgtgtgtgtgtgtgtatggactcagcagtgtgtgtgtgtgtatggactcagcagtttgtgtgtgtgtgtgtgtgtgtgtatggactcagcagtttgtgtgtgtgtgtgtgtgtgtgtgtatggactcagcagtgtgtgtgtgtgtgtgtatggactcagcagtctatttgtgtgtatggactcagcagtgtgtgtgtggactcagcagtgtgtatggactcagcagtgtgtatggactcagcagtgtgtatggactcagcagtgtgtatggactcagcagtatgtgtgtgtgtgtggactcagcagtgtgtatggagtcagcagtctgtgtgtgtgtgtgtgtgtgtatggactcagcagtgtgtgtgtgtgtgtggactcagcagtgtgtgtgtgtggactcagcagtctgtgtgcgtgtatgtatggactcagcagtctgtgtgcgtgtgtgtatggactcagcagtgtgtgtgtgtgtgtgtgtggactcagcagtgtgtgtgtatggactcagcagtctgtgtgtgtgtgtggactcagcagtctgtgtgcgtgtatgtatggactcagcagtctgtgtgcgtgtatgtatggactcagcagtctgtgtgtgtgtgtatgaactcagcagtgtgtgtgtgtgtatggactcaacagtctgtgtgtgtgtatggactcagcagtctgtgtgtgtgtatggactcagcagtctgtgtgtgtgtatggactcagcagtctgtgtgtgtgtgtgtgtgtgtgtatggactcagcagtgtgtgtgtatgtatggactcagcagtctgtgtgtgtgtgtgtgtgtggtcagcagtctgtctctctgtgtgtgtaaggactcagcagtctgtgtttgtgtaggactgtatcaagggaaatgtttgttttttaataatccttggtggaaaataatgaattctccaccagggattataaaaaacaacacattgtgtcgggggcggggcttaccatgcagcaggggcggggtcaaactgcagtgagggcggggttacatgtgcccccctacttttgtccctggcccaccatgtgccccccctaaaaatgaatcctagagacgccactgagaatagggcagggggtgtgggggtaaaggggtgggagtataatggcggGGGGGTATAGAGCAGGgggtgttataatggcagggaggtgggggtatagggcaggggtatTATAACGGCAGGGgggattataatggcagggaaggtgggggtataatggccgtggggggtggggtatagggcagggagggtggtggtataatggcatgGGGGGTTATAATGTCAGGGGGGttttaatggcagggagggtgggggtataatggcagtgggggtggggtatagggcagggagggtggtggtataatggcagggggtatagggcaggggtggtggggtatagggcagggagggtggtgatataatggcaggggggtatagggcagagagggtggtggtataagggcaggggggtacagggcatggagggtggtggtataatggcagggggtatagggcagggggggtgattTAATGCTAGGGGGTATAGggaagggagggtggtggtataatggcaagTGGGGtctagggcagggagggtggtggtataatggcaggggggtatagggcagggggggtggtgatataatggcaggggtgctatagggcaggggggggggtgatataatggcagggggtatagggcagggagggtggtggtataatggcaggggggtaactacagtgttaagaatacagatttgtaatCATAACACTATCTATTCCTttcaatgtagtggttctgttgtcCTTTAGCCTGTCACTGcagtgtaaactctgcctttttagAGTAAAGGCAGTGCTTGCATTGTTGCGTAAGAACACCTCACTCTGACGGCCACTAGAAGCCCTTGCATATTTCAGCCCTACTatacatggagatgctgaaccctcctcatagagatgctgcgGCGTGAAGaatgaaaaaaggtaagtaaagcgTTTAAACCGTTTGTAAACCGTTTACAAAGGGAGAGGGCAGTAGGGCATTATAGAGTAAAGAATACATATATGAATTCCaaacaccatagtgttccttcaaaaaacattttcttttaccagaaaacaaaaaacaaacaaacataaaaaactgTTACTTCCTGAGAATAAtttaacaagtaaaaaaaaataaaaaataaatgtagaatgttttttttctttgacccGATCTATTCATAGTTCTTGCAGATACTAAGTGGAAGCCACAACACAGGACAGTTTTGAATGTGAGCTCCTGCCCAGGTCATTCCCTGGTGTCCCGGTTCTGGGAATCAGTTCTCTGCACAAAGACAGTGCTGAgtggggctggctggctggctagagtGGCTGTTAACCTAGCTTGAATGCATACCAGGTTAAGGGGTTACTTTTTGGGTGGACCTGCACCCCTCACATTCATTCCTGTCTGTATTAGGAGTTCTGGTACTTTGTGATTTCTCAAGAGAATGCATGCGGTTGGTAGGAATAGTTTTCCTTGGGTTAAGGTCTGTCCCTTTCATAGTTATGGGACAATTTGTAATTGTGAATCGAAATACCAGCCTTAAGAAAACATTTTGGTTAAATGTTGTTAGTActgaaaacaatgtaaaaaaaataaaaatataacacatttaatttataatgGAGAAAAACAATGCCGATATATTTTGATTACATTCTACAAAGAAACCGTTTTgggaatgtttaaaaagttatacGTTTATACTGTTTTGGGAACGCTTATAAATTTGCAAGAGGAGATTGCATCTTTTCCCAGAAATTCTTCACTTGACCATATATATTCCACGTCTCTGGCCACAGTTGAGATTAGAGTCTTGTATAGCTTTCCACATAATCAGCATTTCATATGGTACAAATCGATGTACCATTAAAAGTTCCCTATAATAACAAGGGTCAAATGCATCTAATTTGTCTGATGGCACTCGCACCCCTACAGTTCTCATACCCATGTGAGAAGCTGGTACCAAACCAGCCATTTTTAAGCACATACCCAGATACACATCATCAATAGGAAAAAGTTCTATGTGGATAGACTGGTTATATATGGCACGAGCTGTAAATCTGGACATCAGAATCCCTCCACCTCCACAGTACATTGGATAAGAATTATAGGTGGTAACTTGCTCAGGGACATAATATTTGCTATTAGACTCCCGTATGGGACCAACGTTGGCTATCAGCTGCCCAACAAAGAGGTGACGGTCTGCTCCATTCTGTCCGAATCCACGTAAATAGGTGATTACATTGAAAGTATTAACAAATACATCATCATCCCCATTGAAAATAAATTGAGCTCCTGGACAGTTCTCCTCTAGCCACTGGTGAAACAAAAACTGCTTTAAGGTCAGATTGAAGAAGGTATCCTTGAAATCCCATTGCAAAATATCCCTATATGTCTGACTTTCGATTTCTAACAACTTTTTCATTCTTTTGTCcaacttattattattacttgcAGTGCCAGAAAGAAATATTATTTTCACATGGGCACCAGAATAGGTCTGCTCTATCCCCCATGTTTGACGAAGGATGGCTCTTCTCTCATAGTTCCCAGGGGACGATTTCACAGCCAGTAGAAGGAAGACCTTGTGTGATTCTGCTGGACCTCCACATTTCATAGGGGAGTTAAGAATCTGGGGGAAGGCCTTACAGTGCCTATATCTCAAAAAGTCTTTAATATGTTCAGGTAAACTGGAAAAACCAATCATACTCTCCACTGAAGTGTTTATCTGGCACTTAGAAATGCCCTGTATTGAGGACAGATGAGGAAGGTTAGGAATGGAGTGGGTGGAAAAGTCAATGATTTTCAGATGTTTCTTTTCCAACTGTGGCCCATTTTCATATCCTTGCAAGATGAAGAAAATGCCCAGAAGACCCACGGACAGAAGAATTAGGCCTTCCACCTTCATTAAATGCTTTCTCATTTTTATTCtgtcagaaataaaaaaatatagaaattagtttttttaaaagacaTATTAGTAAAAGATAGTAGAACAAAGATTTACAAGTGAGTTCAACTAGAGCCAAACTGATGCCACAATTTTAAGACATGCTATTTAATGAAAATAGAATATTTATAGAGACAAAATAGGTGCTATTCTGGGGCAAAGAGAAAATAAGGaggaatcaccatggaaaccaacagagTTAATAGCAGTCACAAGCTGTTACCATTAACAACAGTAGCTTGTACCTGCTGCTATGATTGCTCTGGTGAAACTGCCGCAGCAGGCAAGTTagggtgagcagcagttggtcagataagtCAGTAGACCAAAGCTTTCATGGTGAACACACACTCTCAAACTAAACACACTGAAAAATTGTTTCCCTTTTTGATGCagagaatatttattataaaggacatataataaattataaatgtgaattttttttaataccaaCTGTTTAAATAAATTTCGCTAATTTTATTTACTATTATGCATTTAacatctgttttttatatatatacattttttctttgtgtCTCTTCAGGTAGGCTAGTAAAAAGAGGGTAAAAAGTTAATAGTTTAACACTTTAATACGCGTCAACATTACGCAATCAATACTTTCCATTTTTATCAGCATTTATAACCAAGATACTGGCTGACCTATGTTATGCCAAGCGGCTAAACAATTAAGCTAAATTGGTGACTTGGGAACCTAACTAGTTGCCAAGAGGCGAAGATTTGGCACATTGGGTATGTTTGCGACCGAgcattgtggcggggtgttggcctctcggtgagtaTTATCTCGAAGAGATTCAAAATTAGTTGGCCGTGACAGATGAGACCTTAACTGCTTTTGCCAAGAGGGCAAAAATGCGAGGCAATAACTgggatttggcccgaggggcgaatACCTCCCTAGTTGAGGATGGTAGTTGACCTTGCGGGACAGCTAAATAATGGCACAAGAAGCCGAAAACTACCTATGGCCACTTAGGGTACCCTCACAGCCAGGCCAAGCTAAAGAGAAGTTCTGAAGAGCGAGTGGATGTAGTAAGAAGGGAGGTAGTATCGTAAAGTGACTAACTTATGTGGTGACTTGAAAAACTtaaatgcaaaacaataaaatgtgGCACAATTAGACATACACCTGACAGGTACATTTTACATTATATCAGCATTTATAACCATACCTGAAAGAAAAATATTGTTAGTGGGAGATACTGTATAACACCAAGATACTGACTGACCTATGTTATGCCAAGTGGCAAAACAATTAAGCTAAATTGGTGACTTGGGAACCTTACTAGCTGCCAAGTGGcgatgagaggctctacctatgattttgcCCATTGGGTACGTTTGCCACCGAGcattgtggcagggtgttggcctctcggtgaggtttaaccccttaaggacatgtgtgacatgtcatgattcccttttaatccagaagtttggtccttaaggggttaaagagattcaaaataagttggcagtgacaggtgaggccctaactgctTTTGCCAAGAAGGAAGACATGCGAAGCAGTAACTATGGTTTGGGCTGAGGGGCGAATACCTCTGTagttgaggatgggtgttggccttgcagGACTGCTAAATAATGGCACAAGAAGCCGAAAACTAACTATGGCCCCTTAGGGAACCCTAACAGCCAGACcgttggagaggaggagatagagtaaaaaaaaactatcccAAAGGGAAACTTATTGGATACATAGGCTACAGACACTGGAagcaaaggggttaaataaggatatagatttgatttgtttaatttaaaatatgttttattagtaatggttatattgtttattttagatatgtgggattattatttaatacatttaatgtaAACAATCTATGGTGTTTTTTGACACACTTTGTGAGCCCAGAACACATAACACTCTTGATAACTGATAACAGCTAACCAAAGGAAAttgaactgtataataagtgaacCAAGTGACTATACATGCAGTGGTCAGTATGAAGTATACCTGGTGAGACATGACATACTGGTATGCTTCCAGCCTGTTTTGATATGTAAGAGGCCATAAAAGCAGGTGGCTGGAATAATTGATCAACATGTTGAGTATATGTCAAGGCGAGGGTACAACCACGATGTATCGAGTTGACAATAAACAGCCACAAGTTTGGAGCAAGTAGGCATCGTGACAGAAAGGCATATCAAAACATAACATTGTAACTGAAAATTAACAGGTTACCTCGAATGCTGAATACCTAATGTACAGCATAAAAGCCTGAGTTCCCACCGCGCATCGTTCCACTAGAAGGACCTGAAGTATGTATGAGAAAGGACACCCAACCACCACATAATCGAATCCCATAGCATACCAGATGAAACGATATACCAGAACTAGCAAGTTAACAGTTAAAATAGTGACAGAATGAAGAGGATTGGATATGCTAAATGTGTAGTGATATATTCCAGGTTTTTTGGGAGTATCGAGAGATGGCTCTATGGGAAAGCCTTGCGTGGGCCTAACAAGGCAGAGTGTAATAATGGAATTAGTATGAAAGGTTGTATTTTTATTCTTCATATATCAGGAATTTGATGTATGTAATTGCCCAAATGAGGGGCGGAAATTCCATAGTTATTGCCCCTGAAGGGCCGTGTGTAATCGTATTAGAGTGAGAGCCATGTGTAGAGGTAACGTAGCAGAAGGCAGAATGCTCAATGTCAGTCCTGAGCTGCTGGGTGGAGAAATAGGGCTCTATGAGGGGTTCAGATGTATGGAACGAACATAAGGATAAGCATACCATAATGTTGGAGTTGTGAAATGGCCACTAGTTGTGATGCCCTGGTATTTGGTCCAGTCCATTTGTAAAGGTAGGAAGAGCAGTTAGGATTGAAGGGTAGTAGCATGGCATTCAGTGGAGGGTAAACTACAAAGCCCATGCCAAAGGATGATAAGTATATAGCCAACACAATAGATTATATGGTGTCTCGATGTAGGTGATTTGAGACATAACATTGCTAATATTGTGCAAGAATGAAGTGACACAATATGTGAAGTAATAATTCAATGTCTAAACAATACCAGAGAGTTTTGCAAGCGGAGTTAGGGATTGGTTTAAGCCAAGGGAGACTAAGTGGTGTAATGAAATGTTGCAAGAAAAAgtggtatgtatatatgtatgtatgtgtatatatatatatatatatatatatatatatatatattatatatatatttatgtggtcggctaatatcgtatagtgaaataccttgtgattggaatcaagtcggtgtggtgtgccggaaccgacgtagagggtaggcctgaaaaagagggcctccctgaatgaattgtataagagggagaggtgggtggggtgaacagcgtgcgcacggcaggtaggaagggggggagtagcgtttatatggaacgcttaactcctcccacaaatacaggccttacggccttaaacttgtggtcggctaatatcgtatagtgaaataccttgtgattggaatcaagtcggtgtggtgtgacgtagagggtaggcctgaaaaagagggcaaaaggaaatgcca comes from Pelobates fuscus isolate aPelFus1 chromosome 5, aPelFus1.pri, whole genome shotgun sequence and encodes:
- the LOC134611518 gene encoding N-acetyllactosaminide beta-1,3-N-acetylglucosaminyltransferase 3-like isoform X1; the encoded protein is MRIKMRKHLMKVEGLILLSVGLLGIFFILQGYENGPQLEKKHLKIIDFSTHSIPNLPHLSSIQGISKCQINTSVESMIGFSSLPEHIKDFLRYRHCKAFPQILNSPMKCGGPAESHKVFLLLAVKSSPGNYERRAILRQTWGIEQTYSGAHVKIIFLSGTASNNNKLDKRMKKLLEIESQTYRDILQWDFKDTFFNLTLKQFLFHQWLEENCPGAQFIFNGDDDVFVNTFNVITYLRGFGQNGADRHLFVGQLIANVGPIRESNSKYYVPEQVTTYNSYPMYCGGGGILMSRFTARAIYNQSIHIELFPIDDVYLGMCLKMAGLVPASHMGMRTVGVRVPSDKLDAFDPCYYRELLMVHRFVPYEMLIMWKAIQDSNLNCGQRRGIYMVK
- the LOC134611518 gene encoding N-acetyllactosaminide beta-1,3-N-acetylglucosaminyltransferase 3-like isoform X2 → MRKHLMKVEGLILLSVGLLGIFFILQGYENGPQLEKKHLKIIDFSTHSIPNLPHLSSIQGISKCQINTSVESMIGFSSLPEHIKDFLRYRHCKAFPQILNSPMKCGGPAESHKVFLLLAVKSSPGNYERRAILRQTWGIEQTYSGAHVKIIFLSGTASNNNKLDKRMKKLLEIESQTYRDILQWDFKDTFFNLTLKQFLFHQWLEENCPGAQFIFNGDDDVFVNTFNVITYLRGFGQNGADRHLFVGQLIANVGPIRESNSKYYVPEQVTTYNSYPMYCGGGGILMSRFTARAIYNQSIHIELFPIDDVYLGMCLKMAGLVPASHMGMRTVGVRVPSDKLDAFDPCYYRELLMVHRFVPYEMLIMWKAIQDSNLNCGQRRGIYMVK